One region of uncultured Sulfurimonas sp. genomic DNA includes:
- the purQ gene encoding phosphoribosylformylglycinamidine synthase subunit PurQ, which yields MTKVSILQFPGTNCEYDTQHAFEALGATTEILWHKSDSIPSDTDLLVVAGGFSYGDYLRSGAIARFSPIMKAVETYAKNGGKVLGICNGFQVLTEAGLLPGALKRNESLHFLSKHHHLKVINNDNVFLKELNTNDVVNIPIAHHDGNYFIDADGLKDLEANNQILLKYTDAKGEILNPNGSVESIAGVCNKEKNIFGLMPHPERAMESILGSDDGIKMLQGFFKA from the coding sequence ATGACTAAGGTATCAATCCTTCAATTTCCTGGAACTAACTGCGAGTATGACACTCAACACGCTTTTGAAGCTTTAGGTGCTACAACAGAGATACTCTGGCATAAATCAGACTCAATTCCGAGCGATACAGATCTTCTTGTTGTTGCTGGTGGCTTTAGTTATGGCGACTACCTTAGAAGTGGTGCAATTGCTAGGTTTTCTCCTATCATGAAAGCAGTAGAAACTTATGCAAAAAATGGTGGAAAAGTTCTTGGCATCTGTAATGGTTTTCAAGTGCTAACTGAAGCAGGACTACTTCCAGGTGCATTAAAAAGAAATGAGTCTCTTCACTTCTTATCCAAACATCATCACTTAAAAGTTATCAACAATGACAATGTATTTTTAAAAGAGTTAAACACTAACGATGTTGTAAACATTCCCATTGCTCATCATGATGGAAACTATTTTATAGATGCTGATGGCTTAAAAGATTTAGAAGCAAACAATCAAATACTTTTAAAATACACAGATGCTAAAGGTGAAATACTAAATCCTAATGGTAGCGTTGAATCTATCGCTGGTGTTTGCAACAAAGAAAAAAATATTTTTGGACTTATGCCACACCCTGAACGTGCAATGGAGTCTATACTTGGAAGCGATGATGGTATTAAAATGCTTCAAGGATTTTTCAAAGCGTGA
- a CDS encoding lysophospholipid acyltransferase family protein: protein MKIFVKISWLFSTIIIFSSLALMIILYYLVPRPYSRKISAWLIRLTTFYSVEIQGKEDPDAQMFLLNHQSDLDIGIMETITSRDLAWVAKKELFDIPFFGLALKLPQDIAVTRESKTSLLKLLKDAKDRLDKGRVVTMFPEGTRSTKEKMLPFKSGAKMLADKYQLRVQPIVLMQTSKYYNVKKFYYKPGRIKVIYLDSFIADKSDKDWLNNLRTKMQKVYDDELANNPSHR from the coding sequence ATGAAGATATTTGTAAAAATTAGTTGGCTTTTTTCTACGATAATTATTTTTTCTTCTTTAGCACTTATGATTATACTTTATTATCTTGTTCCAAGACCATACTCAAGAAAAATTTCGGCTTGGCTTATAAGACTTACAACCTTTTATTCTGTAGAAATTCAAGGAAAAGAAGACCCAGATGCACAAATGTTTTTGCTAAATCACCAAAGTGACTTAGATATAGGCATAATGGAAACGATAACAAGCAGAGATCTAGCTTGGGTTGCAAAAAAAGAGCTATTTGATATTCCATTTTTTGGGCTTGCTCTTAAGCTTCCACAAGATATAGCAGTTACAAGAGAGAGTAAAACATCTCTACTCAAACTCTTAAAAGATGCAAAAGACAGACTAGATAAAGGAAGAGTAGTAACAATGTTTCCAGAAGGCACGCGCTCTACTAAAGAGAAAATGTTACCTTTTAAATCTGGTGCTAAAATGCTCGCAGACAAATATCAACTCCGTGTTCAACCTATAGTTTTGATGCAAACATCAAAATATTATAATGTTAAAAAATTCTACTATAAACCAGGTCGTATAAAAGTAATATACTTAGACTCTTTTATAGCTGATAAAAGTGATAAAGATTGGTTAAACAACTTACGAACTAAGATGCAAAAGGTGTATGATGATGAGTTGGCAAACAATCCTAGCCATAGGTAG
- the crcB gene encoding fluoride efflux transporter CrcB — protein MSWQTILAIGSGGFLGAVLRAYFNGLISHKLPHDLPFGTLSVNLVGSFIMGILIAYFMYTTIFSLHAKSFLSTGVLGALTTYSTFAIESFLLLEGGHIFLALANISLNAFGTIFMAGGGFYLAKYFLK, from the coding sequence ATGAGTTGGCAAACAATCCTAGCCATAGGTAGTGGTGGTTTTTTAGGTGCTGTTTTAAGAGCATACTTCAATGGTTTAATCTCCCACAAATTACCACATGACCTTCCATTTGGAACGCTTAGTGTTAATCTTGTTGGAAGTTTTATTATGGGTATTTTAATAGCTTATTTTATGTACACAACTATTTTTTCTCTTCATGCAAAATCTTTTTTATCAACCGGTGTTCTTGGAGCACTCACAACCTACTCAACATTTGCAATAGAGAGTTTTTTACTTTTAGAAGGTGGACATATTTTTTTAGCACTTGCAAATATCTCTTTAAATGCTTTTGGAACTATTTTTATGGCTGGCGGTGGGTTTTATTTGGCTAAGTATTTTTTAAAATAA
- a CDS encoding ATP-binding cassette domain-containing protein translates to MSNILEVKNLSFGYKKDFLLFDNLSISLKKGEIKAIVGASGAGKSTLFELILKNLKPLGGTIECKNASQVYQDPYSSFHPSYTLINQIQDVASINDIDKYLNSLNLEYELLLKLPHELSGGQLQRASILRAMLMKPDILLLDEPTSALDNVIQLEVMNMLIKSLDEMGMLLITHDLELASWCADEIIILKNT, encoded by the coding sequence TTGAGCAATATTTTAGAAGTTAAAAATTTATCTTTTGGATATAAAAAAGATTTTTTACTCTTTGATAATCTATCAATAAGCCTAAAAAAAGGTGAAATAAAAGCTATAGTCGGAGCTAGTGGAGCTGGAAAAAGTACACTTTTTGAGTTGATACTAAAAAATCTTAAACCGCTTGGTGGAACTATAGAGTGCAAAAATGCATCTCAGGTTTATCAAGATCCATATAGCTCATTTCATCCAAGTTACACTTTAATAAATCAAATACAAGATGTGGCATCTATAAATGATATAGACAAATATTTAAATAGTCTTAATCTTGAGTATGAACTGCTTTTAAAACTTCCGCATGAACTCTCAGGAGGACAACTTCAACGTGCTTCAATACTTCGAGCAATGTTAATGAAACCAGATATTTTACTACTTGATGAGCCTACATCAGCACTAGATAATGTTATACAGCTTGAAGTTATGAATATGCTTATAAAATCTCTTGATGAGATGGGGATGCTACTTATTACACATGATCTAGAACTTGCTTCTTGGTGCGCTGATGAAATTATTATTTTAAAAAATACTTAG
- a CDS encoding dUTP diphosphatase yields the protein MDKILLMLQLQAQLNDATNGENWTKGITKNKKEINWKRCIYMECAEMVDSFSWKHWKSIHQEPDWDNLQIEVVDVWHFIMSLAIENYAQTMRGGIEDLAINISSLESFSNIDVTNELVASQKDIIEKVESIMLASLSKDELNLEALLADFFDLTLMSGLDLETLYRLYVGKNILNQFRQDNGYKDGSYIKVWDGVEDNIIMKNIWEEDSDIKPDMLYKELTKLYLALTKS from the coding sequence ATGGATAAAATATTACTAATGCTACAACTTCAAGCTCAACTAAACGATGCTACAAATGGAGAGAATTGGACTAAAGGTATTACAAAAAATAAAAAAGAGATTAACTGGAAGAGATGCATCTATATGGAGTGCGCTGAGATGGTTGATAGTTTTTCGTGGAAACATTGGAAAAGTATTCATCAAGAGCCAGATTGGGATAACTTACAGATAGAAGTAGTAGATGTTTGGCACTTTATTATGAGTTTGGCTATAGAAAATTATGCTCAAACTATGAGAGGTGGCATAGAAGATTTGGCTATAAATATCTCAAGTCTTGAGAGCTTTTCAAACATAGATGTAACAAATGAACTTGTTGCATCTCAAAAAGATATAATTGAAAAAGTAGAGAGTATTATGCTTGCATCTCTTAGTAAAGATGAGTTAAATCTTGAAGCTTTATTAGCAGATTTTTTTGATTTAACTCTTATGAGTGGTTTAGATTTAGAGACGCTTTATCGCTTGTATGTTGGCAAAAATATCCTTAATCAATTCCGCCAAGATAATGGTTATAAAGATGGTTCATATATAAAAGTTTGGGATGGAGTTGAGGATAATATTATTATGAAGAATATTTGGGAAGAAGATAGTGATATAAAACCAGATATGCTTTATAAAGAGTTGACTAAACTTTATTTAGCGCTTACAAAGAGTTAA
- a CDS encoding uracil-DNA glycosylase: protein MKRINCRRCQHYFVTWEKNKPHGCRAYGFKSAQIPSIVVFQSSGSDCSLFKQKVISK from the coding sequence ATGAAAAGAATTAACTGTAGAAGATGTCAGCACTATTTTGTAACTTGGGAAAAAAACAAGCCACATGGCTGTAGAGCCTATGGATTTAAATCAGCGCAAATTCCATCTATTGTGGTTTTTCAAAGCAGTGGTAGTGATTGTTCTTTGTTTAAACAAAAGGTGATTTCAAAATAA